TACCCACGTCCTGTTGGCGCTTTACCACAGCCCAACTCGGTTTACGTGCCTGCAATGTTCACCGGACAGTCGATTTTCGGCCAACATCACTTCGGGGTCCTGACATGTACGCGCCCGGATGTCAGTCTTCGTTCACCCGCCGCACAACTTCACACCCGTCACGGGCGGCCGCCCCACGCCGCCCGGACCCCCCACATGAAGGAGCTTGTGTGACCTCCCTCTACGCGCGTCACAAGCGCACCACTCTGGCCATCGCCACCGCTGTCGCGGCCGGAGCCCTGGTCACCACCGGCCTGACCACCGGTAGCGCCGCCGCCCAGACCTCGGCGGACTCCGGCGCACGGGCAGCCCTGCAGGGCGCCCCGGTCCAGCTGTCCTCCGCAGCCCGCACCACGCTGATCCAGCAGCAGCAGTCCGACGCGTCCGCGACCGCCAAGTCCATAGGCCTCGGCGCCCAGGAGAAGCTGGTCGTCAAGGACGTCGTCAAGGACGTCGACGGCACCGTCCACACCCGCTACGAGCGCACCTACGCGGGCCTGCCGGTCCTCGGCGGCGACCTGGTCGTGCACGAGTCCGCGAGCGGCACCGCCAAGGGCGTCACCAAGGCCAACGCGGCGACCATCAAGGTGGCCACGCTGACCCCCAAGGTCGCCGTCGCCAAGGCCGAGACGCAGGCCCTGACCGCCGCCAAGGCAGCGGGCTCCGAGTCCACCTCGGCCGACCAGGCCCCCCGCAAGGTGATCTGGGCCGCGGGCGGCACCCCGGTCCTCGCCTTCGAGACGGTCGTCGGCGGGCTGCAGGACGACGGCACCCCGAGCGAGCTGCACGTCATCACCGACGCGGCCACCGGCAAGAAGCTCTACGAGTACCAGGGCATCGAGACCGGCACCGGCAAGAGCCTCTACTCGGGCACCGTCACGCTCGGCACGACCAAGTCGGGCACGACGTACAACCTGACGGACGGCACCCGCGGCGGCCACAAGACGTACAACAAGTCACACGGCACGTCCTCGTCGGCGGGCACCCTGTTCACCGACGCGGACGACACGTGGGGCACCGGCGCGGCCTCCAGCTCCACCACGGACCAGACCGCCGCCGTGGACGCCGCCTACGGCGCTCAGGTCACCTGGGACTTCTACAAGTCCACGTTCGGCCGCAGCGGCATCAAGAACAACGGCGTCGCCGCCTACTCCCGCGTCCACTACGGCAACGCGTACGTCAACGCGTTCTGGGACGACAGCTGCTTCTGCATGACCTACGGCGACGGCGACGGCAACACCCACCCGCTGACCTCGCTGGACGTGGCCGGCCACGAGATGAGCCACGGCGTCACCTCGAACACGGCCGGACTGAACTACTCCGGCGAGTCCGGCGGCCTCAACGAGGCCACCTCGGACATCTTCGGCACCGGCGTCGAGTTCTACGCCAACAACGCCAATGACAAGGGCGACTACCTCATCGGCGAGAAGATCGACATCAACGGCGACGGCACCCCGCTGCGCTACATGGACAAGCCCAGCAAGGACGGCGGCTCGGCGGACTCCTGGTCCTCCTCCGTCGGCAGCAAGGACGTCCACTACTCGTCCGGCGTCGCGAACCACTTCTTCTACCTCCTGAGCGAGGGCAGTGGTTCGAAGACGATCAACGGCGTGTCCTACAACTCGCCGACGTCCAACGGCTCCACGGTCACCGGCATCGGCCGCGACAAGGCGCTGCAGATCTGGTACAAGGCGCTGACGACGTACTTCACGTCGACGACGAACTACAAGGCGGCCCGCACCGGCACCCTGTCGGCGGCCTCCGCCCTGTACGGCTCGACCAGCACCGAGTACAAGGCGGTCGCGGCTGCCTGGTCGGCCGTCAACGTCAGCTGACCCTGCCGTAAGCGCGCTGGGGCGGCACCCGGGACGAAGGCGGTCCCGGGTGCCGCCCTACTCTTGGCTCCCATGTCTTCGAAGGACTTCACGTACGACGACGTCGGCGCCACGCGCGACCGCCCCGGCTCCTGCCCCGCCGGCTTCCACCCGCTCCACGTCCGCGCACGCCTCGGCGAGGGCCACGACGTCTTCCGGCGCGCGGCGGACGCCGTCATGACGTGGGAGATGCACCGCGCCCTGGGCGTCGGCATCGACGCCACGGCAGACCGCGCGGCCCCCGACGTCGACGTCACCGTCACCCTGGCCGGCGTCGTCAAGGCTCCCTGCCGCGTGGTCTGGACGGTGGACGAACCCCGGCGCGCCGGCTGGGCCTACGGCACCCTGCCCGGCCACCCCGAACGCGGCGAGGAGTCCTTCGTCGTCGACCGCACGGGAGACGGCACGGTCTGGCTGACGGTGACAGCATTCAGCCGCCCCGCGAAGTGGTACACCATTGCCGCCGGCCCGGCGACCAGAGGCCTTCAACAGGCCTACGCCCGCCGCTGCGGCAAGGTCTTGCGCGAGCTGTCCGGGGGCGGGGACGACGCGTAGCCGCCCTCCCGGGCGGCGGGGCGGACGGGCCACTCATCCGAAGGCCCCGAGCCGTCGGCTTCGAGCACACGGGAGCCGACGGTAGGACGTACGCGCCCCGTCACGGCTTCCCACCGTCAGCCCGGGTAAGCGCGGACCTTGGGATCGGATCCGGGCACATCGCTCGGCAGACCGCGCCGCTCGATGCTTCCGTCAATGATCCCGACGAGGAACGAAAGCGCACCACCGTCGCATTCCCACCATTCCAGGTTGCGACTGTTCACGACGACGGGCCAGCTTTCGGGGTCACTCCCCGTCACGCGCCAGTAGAAGACGTCGCCGGACAGCGACTCACTCCACGGAATCAGGCCCCCGGGCTCCGGGTGTGCGACATATCCGTCGGCCATGTCTTCTTTCTGGAGATCCCTCAACACGAGCCTTCCGTCAGCGGACGGTCGCGGGCATCGAAGGTCGCCGTCGTCGCGCCCGCCTTCGTACGGTTGCCTGCGGCGTCCCACTCGTACGACGTCGGCGCCGTGCCGTCCTTCGCCGACGTAGCTATCGACGCCGTCGCGGTGACCGGCTCCGTCTGGGTCGTCATGCGACCCAGGGCGTGCCTCCCATCGTCCCGATCTCCACCACCCGGGCCCAGGCGGGCGGGGTGTCGGGGACGTAGTCGGGGTTCGTCTCGTCGTAGCCGGTGCGGCCGCGGGGGAACAGGCCGATCACCGTGCGGCAGGACGGGCGGGTTTCGGGCCAGGGGGTCTGACCGTCGGTGAGGACGACGATCGCGTCGGGGCGGGGGCTGGTCCGCAGGGCCTTGGCGAAGCCGGTGCGCAGGTCGGTGCCGCCGCCGCCCACCAGGGGGATGCCCTCGGCGCGGCACAGGGTGTGCACCGTGCCGGCCGACGCGTCGCACGGCATCACGGAGACCAGGTCACGGCGGCCGCCCACGGCACGGGAGATGGCCGCGACCTCGAGGAGCGCGCTGCCCAGTTCGGCGTCGCTGACCGAACCGGACGTGTCGATGACGACGCATACCCGGGGCGGCCGGCGTCGCAGGCTCGGCAGGACGACGCCGGGCAGGCAGGCCGAGCGGCGCGCGGGACGGCCGTAGCTGTAGTCCTCCCCCGCGCCCGGACCGGAGGCCGCCGAGCGGACCGCAGCGCCGAGCAGTTCCCGCCAGGGCTGCGGCGGGTGGAAGGCCTCCTCCGCCCACCGCTTCCACTGTTTCGGCGCCGACCCCGGCCTCCCCTTGATGCCCTGCGCCACCCGGAACCGGACGGCGTCGCGTTGCTGCTCGCTGAGGCCGTCCGCGCCGTCGGGGCCCAGTTCCCACTCCCGTTCCCGCCCGTCCGCGCCGCTGCCGCAGTCCAGCCAGGACAGGCGCTGCGTGCGCGGCCCGAGCCGGAACTGCCGCAGGTAGTCCTCCATGAGCTCGCCCGGGTGCAGTCCCAGCGAGGCCGGTGTCACGGCCCCGGCGGGTTCGACGAGCCCGTCGCCGTACGCGTCGTCGTTGATCTCGCAGTCCGCGGCGATGTTCATCCGCAGCCGCTCCCCCGGCCCGGTCAGGCCGCGTTCCCTCGCGAGCCGGTCGCTGCGGCCGTGATGGTCGCGCAGCAGGTGCGACACCTCGTGCACCCACACACCCGCCAGATCCTCGACCGGCATCCGGTCGACGAACCCCGGTGAGACGTAGCACCGCCAGTACCGGTCCACGCCCATCGTCGGCACCCGCCGTGACTCCACGACGTTCAGGGCGAACAGTGCCGTCGCCAGGTAGGGACGGGCCCGGGCGGCGTACAGCCGGGCCGCGAGCAGCTTGTCCATGTCCAACGGCGTGCCGGCCGCAGTGCCGGCCGCAACCCGCGCGGACAACGGCACGCCGGCCGCCAGGGCCGCCGGACTCCGCACCCCCGCCGGCACACCCGGCCCCGCGCCGGCCGACCCCCCGCCGGGCCCCGGGCCCGCCGAACCCGCCGTGCTCATCGGGTCGCCTTCGTCGTGTCGGCGTGACGTGCCTTCGTGCGGGCCGCCGCCCGGTCCGCGCGCCGGGACAGGGCCACCGCGCCGCCGAGGCCCTCGATGGACGCGGGGACGTCCCAGTCGTCCTGGCGCAGCGCGGCGAGGGTGGTCGCCGGGACCACCACCAGGTCGGGGGCCCCGGTCTCGACCGCCCGCACCAGCAGCGCCCACGCCGCGTCCCAGCGGGACCGGTCCGGGCGGGACCGGACCGCCGCCACCACCGCGTCCAGCGCCGCCTGGCGCAGATCCCCCCGCTGGGGCAGCTCGGCGCCGGCCGGATCGGCGAGCAGGTGCTCGGGGTCCGGCAGGTCCATCCGGTCCAGGCCGGCGAGCAGTTCGAGCCCCGGCCCGTCGCCGACCGCGCCCCGCACCAGCAGCGAGAGCACATCCCGGGAGGAGCCCGCCGCCGTGGCGAAGGCGATCAGGCTCAGGGCCATCTCCCAGCTGCGCGGCGACGGCCATGCGCCGCCGCGGCGGGTCTCGCCGCTGGGCAGCCGGTGGACGAGCGTGGGGCGGGCGGCCAGCAGGCCGCACACCGCGCGGCGCGCGAGGTCGACGGCCTCGGGCAGCTTCGCCGGGTCGAGCCGCGGCAGGGTCGCCCGGGGCCAGGTCCCGCCGAGGCCGCGGACGACGACCTCGTGGTCGTGGGTCCACTGCAGATGGACGAACCGGTTGGCCAGCGGCGGGCTCAGCTCCCAGCCGTCGGCCGCCGAGGACCGGGGGTTGGCTGCGGCGACGATCCGCACGCCGGGCGGCAGCCGCAGGGCGCCGATCCGCCGCTCGAGCACCAGCCGCAGCAGCGCGGCCTGCACGGCGGGCGGCGCGGTGGACAGTTCGTCGAGGAACAGCAGTCCGCGGCCGGCCCGCACCAGTCGTACCGCCCAGTCCGGCGGGGCCATCGGAACGCCCTGCGTCTCGGGGTCGTCGCCGAGGACCGGCAGCCCCGAGAAGTCGGACGGCTCGTGCACGCTGGCGATCACGGTGGTCAGCGGAAGGTCGAGAGCGGCGGCCAGCTGGGTCAGCGCGGCGGTCTTGCCGATGCCCGGCTCGCCCCACAGCAGCACGGGCAGGTCGGCCGCCACGGCCAGGGTCAGGGCCTCCAGCTGGGTGTCGGGGCGCGGTTCGGTGGTGACGTCGCGCAGCAGGGCCAGGAGGTCCGCGGCGACGTCGAGTCGGGCGGCCGGGGCGTCGGGCGGGGTCAGGACGTCCGACGGCGGGGCGCTGTCCGGTGGGGACGGGGCGTCGGCGGCGGCGTCGACGAGGGCGAGCGGGGCGCATGCGGGCATGGTGATCACCTTTGGGTTCGCGAGGGCGGGTCATGAGGGGCCGTGCGGGATCGTCAGCGGCGGGGAGGCCTTGCGCAGTCGTGCGAGGCGGAGTGGGGACGGATGGACCGGGCGGCGACGGGCGGGGACGGATGAGGCCGGGCGGCGGCGGGCGCGGACGGGCGAAGTCCCGCGAGGTCGTGCGGCAGCAGGCGATGGGACGTTGGGGGAGGGACGTCAAATTGGGTGACGGCGAGCCGGATGCGTGCGGATCGCGTTCAGCGGTCTGACATGTGACGCGGACGCGAGCGGATGCCGGCCGGACGGGGCTCGCGCGGCGGAACGCGGGCCGGCGCGGGTCCGGTCAGGCCGGCTCGGTACAGCCCGTAGGTGATCCGCCGTCGGGCGGCCGCCTCGAGTTCCTCCCGCAGCGCGCCGTCGCGCAGCAGCGCCTCGGGGCCGAGCAGCCCTTCGACGACGGCCAGCGCGCCGGCGATGTCGCCGTGGACGAGGCGTTCGCGGACGCCGGTGAGACAGTCCGGGCGGCGATGGGCCTCGTCGACGGCCCGCAGACACGGCAACGGGGTTCCGCTCAACGCGACCAGGAGTTCCTCCCGCCGGAGTTCGGCCGGATCGTGGTCCAACGGGACGAGCACCCCGTCGACCGGACCGATCCGGTGACGGGCTCCCCGGCACTCCACGAAACGCGGCTGCCCCGGCCGGTCGGCGGCCTCAGGACGGTCCTTCGGCCGCCCGCCTGGGACCAGAGCCGCCGCGACCAGCGGGTGCAGCCGGTCGGCGTCGATCGCGCCGGCGCGCAGCAGTTCCAGGTCGGGCGGCGTCCAGGTGGCGGCGTCGGGCAGCACGGGCAGCGCCGGACCGGTTCTCGGGACGGCGCCGGCTCCTCCGCGGGCGGGCGCGACGCGCGGTGCGGGCGGTCCGACACCGTCGTCCCCCTCCCTCTCCAGGACCAGCCGGTGCCGTCCGCCGAGCCGCACCAGGACGGCGCCGCCGGGCCGTCCCTCAGCCCGGAGCAGGAGGTCCGCCTCGGCCGCCCATCGGTCGACGGCGCCGGTACGGCCGTCGGGCACCGCACCCGGCGGCAATGTGAGGCGCGGCGTCCGCTCGTCGTCCTGCGGTGCACCCGGCGTCCGCGCCGCCGTCGCCCCGGACCGCGTCCGCAGCTCGTCCGTGCGGCGCGCGTCCCACAGATGCCGGTGCAGGTCTAGACGGAACCGCCGGCTGGGGTGGGGGTGGGGGTGCGGATGGCCGGGGCCGGCGCCGCGGCCCGCGCGGAAGCCCTCCCACAGCGTCAGACTGATCCGCTGGCCCGCGTCCGCCCAGGAGGGCGGCGTCCGTACCACCAGATGCACCGGCCGCCCGCCTCGCCCCGCGCCGTCGTACCGCGCGAGGGCGACGGTCATGCCGGGCCGCAGCAGCCCGTCGGGGGCGATTCTCGGCAGATGCCAGCGCAGCAGGTCGGGAGCCAGATGCCGCAGGTCGCAGCGGAGCCGGGAGGCGAACTCCCGGCCGAGGCCGATCGTCAGGGTCCGCAGGTCCAGATCGACGTCGACGCCCGCCGCGGCGCAGGCACCCGCCCAGTCGCCGACCCGGCGGCGAGCCGTCGCGGTCTCGATCATGGAGGCCGGCACGGCGAACTCGCGCACGCGCGGCCAGAAGGAAAGCCGGGAATCCTCGTTCACGAGGTGAGTCGTCATCAGCACTCACCTTGCGCGGACGGGTCCCCCGATCTGTCGTCAGAAGAAGTAGTCATCGCCGGGAGCGTAACGCCCCGCCCGCGGTCCGGCCAGGGATTTTCGCCGCCCCGGACGGACCGGGGGCGACGGACGGACCGGGGGCGAACTGGCTGCGGGCGCACGGACGGCGGAGGGGCCGCGCGCGGACGGCCGGCGGACGGAGCGCACCGGAGGGTGGCCGCCCGCCCCGTCCGCCCGCCGGGTGCGGCGAGCGGACGGCGGCGCGGGGCCCGACGGTCGGCGCCCCCGCCGGGTCACGTGCTCCTCCGGGCAGGCCTCTTCCGGGTCGGCCTCTGCCGTTCGGTCTCCTTCCGGGTCAGCGCAGCAGGACGCCCGCCCCTTCGACCGTCTCCTCGGACGGCGCCTCCAGCAGACCCAGTTCGGCGCCGGACGCCAGCAGGCGGTGGGCCGGGAGGATGCGGACCGTGTACCCGAAGGGGCCGGTGCGGTCCAGCGACAGCGGGCCCTCGTAGACCCACCTGCCCTCCAGGTCCGGGCCGCCCGCCGGTTTCAGCGGGACCGTGGCCGCGTCCGTGATGCTGTCCTCCTCGTCGACTCGGCCCGAGACCGCCTGCACCTCGACGTCGTCGGGGGTGAGGTCGCCGAGGCGCACCCGCACCCGCAGGGCGAGGGTCGTGCCGAGTTCGGCCGAGACGGTGGCCGCCGACGTCTCCACGTGGTCGACCGCCACCGCGTGCCAGGCCGAGCGCACCCGCTGCTTCCAGCCGGCGAGCTCACGCGCCGTGCCGGGGACCATCGTCCGGTGCGCGTGGGCGGCCGGGGTGTAGAGCCGCTCCACGTACTCGCGCACCATGCGTCCGGCCAGCACCTTCGGGCCGAGCAGGGTGAGGGTCTGGCGGACCATCTCGATCCAGCGGTCGGGCAGTCCCGCCCGGCCCCGCTCGTAGAAGCGCGGTGTGATGCGCTGTTCCAGGAGGTCGTACAGGGCCGTCGCCTCGATGTCGTCCCGGCGGTCCGGGTCGGTTCCGGCGCCGTCAGCGGTGGGGATGGCCCAGCCGAAGTCCGGCTGGAACCACTCGTCCCACCAGCCGTCCAGGACGGACAGGTTGAGGCAGCCGTTGAGCGCGGCCTTCATTCCGGACGTGCCGCAGGCCTCCAGCGGGCGGAGCGGGTTGTTGAGCCAGATGTCGCAGCCGGGGTACAGCTTCTGCGCCATGGCCATGCCGTAGTC
The window above is part of the Streptomyces sp. NBC_00425 genome. Proteins encoded here:
- a CDS encoding M4 family metallopeptidase, with protein sequence MTSLYARHKRTTLAIATAVAAGALVTTGLTTGSAAAQTSADSGARAALQGAPVQLSSAARTTLIQQQQSDASATAKSIGLGAQEKLVVKDVVKDVDGTVHTRYERTYAGLPVLGGDLVVHESASGTAKGVTKANAATIKVATLTPKVAVAKAETQALTAAKAAGSESTSADQAPRKVIWAAGGTPVLAFETVVGGLQDDGTPSELHVITDAATGKKLYEYQGIETGTGKSLYSGTVTLGTTKSGTTYNLTDGTRGGHKTYNKSHGTSSSAGTLFTDADDTWGTGAASSSTTDQTAAVDAAYGAQVTWDFYKSTFGRSGIKNNGVAAYSRVHYGNAYVNAFWDDSCFCMTYGDGDGNTHPLTSLDVAGHEMSHGVTSNTAGLNYSGESGGLNEATSDIFGTGVEFYANNANDKGDYLIGEKIDINGDGTPLRYMDKPSKDGGSADSWSSSVGSKDVHYSSGVANHFFYLLSEGSGSKTINGVSYNSPTSNGSTVTGIGRDKALQIWYKALTTYFTSTTNYKAARTGTLSAASALYGSTSTEYKAVAAAWSAVNVS
- a CDS encoding vWA domain-containing protein, whose translation is MDKLLAARLYAARARPYLATALFALNVVESRRVPTMGVDRYWRCYVSPGFVDRMPVEDLAGVWVHEVSHLLRDHHGRSDRLARERGLTGPGERLRMNIAADCEINDDAYGDGLVEPAGAVTPASLGLHPGELMEDYLRQFRLGPRTQRLSWLDCGSGADGREREWELGPDGADGLSEQQRDAVRFRVAQGIKGRPGSAPKQWKRWAEEAFHPPQPWRELLGAAVRSAASGPGAGEDYSYGRPARRSACLPGVVLPSLRRRPPRVCVVIDTSGSVSDAELGSALLEVAAISRAVGGRRDLVSVMPCDASAGTVHTLCRAEGIPLVGGGGTDLRTGFAKALRTSPRPDAIVVLTDGQTPWPETRPSCRTVIGLFPRGRTGYDETNPDYVPDTPPAWARVVEIGTMGGTPWVA
- a CDS encoding DUF1990 domain-containing protein; protein product: MSSKDFTYDDVGATRDRPGSCPAGFHPLHVRARLGEGHDVFRRAADAVMTWEMHRALGVGIDATADRAAPDVDVTVTLAGVVKAPCRVVWTVDEPRRAGWAYGTLPGHPERGEESFVVDRTGDGTVWLTVTAFSRPAKWYTIAAGPATRGLQQAYARRCGKVLRELSGGGDDA
- a CDS encoding AAA family ATPase is translated as MPACAPLALVDAAADAPSPPDSAPPSDVLTPPDAPAARLDVAADLLALLRDVTTEPRPDTQLEALTLAVAADLPVLLWGEPGIGKTAALTQLAAALDLPLTTVIASVHEPSDFSGLPVLGDDPETQGVPMAPPDWAVRLVRAGRGLLFLDELSTAPPAVQAALLRLVLERRIGALRLPPGVRIVAAANPRSSAADGWELSPPLANRFVHLQWTHDHEVVVRGLGGTWPRATLPRLDPAKLPEAVDLARRAVCGLLAARPTLVHRLPSGETRRGGAWPSPRSWEMALSLIAFATAAGSSRDVLSLLVRGAVGDGPGLELLAGLDRMDLPDPEHLLADPAGAELPQRGDLRQAALDAVVAAVRSRPDRSRWDAAWALLVRAVETGAPDLVVVPATTLAALRQDDWDVPASIEGLGGAVALSRRADRAAARTKARHADTTKATR